A single genomic interval of Chryseobacterium paludis harbors:
- a CDS encoding GEVED domain-containing protein — translation MKKIFTSFFFLCLFVVTSAQWSPTSFRGEKIRGSSEIRNYYSLDIPLLKSQLAKAQETGRNAKPVTISLPTMDGKIEKFAVYSFPVVVKELADEYQLGSYVGVGIDDPGKYLRFSLAPDDFQSMIVKNGKSEFIEPLNREKTVYGVHPKTDKSNEGFLCSMNESLLSKQEINKLYEKGSAFTNQTTNFSKSSDKKYRTMRLAMSVTGEYTQFHGGTVAGALIAINATLTRVNGVFEKDFALHLNLQNFPGVIYTNAATDPYSAAGPGVGGAWNLELQNTLTANVGNANYDIGHLFGASGGGGNAGCIGCVCVDPTTGVPKGKGSGFTSPADGIPQGDNFDIDYVAHEMGHQLGGNHTFSHGLEGSGVNMEPGSGSTIMGYAGITGPNTDVQPHSDDYFHIASIKQVQANLISKTCDVETPVANNPPVIAALPTYNIPKGTAFVLTASATDPENDPMTYTWEEVDNATVIINKNNLGLTTSGASFRSVEPTTSPTRYFPKLSSVLAGVLNNSNNGWESVSTIARNSKFSVTVRDNSPIANQQQTQFAEQTIIVGNNGPFKVTTTTAYNNGPTTVAWDVVNTTAAPYSVANVKIDYTTDNGLTWTVLSASTANDGSESLTFGALTLGSTVKIRVSAIGNVFYAIGSATVASLAACTGAPTTGVTVSAITQTQATVSWAASAGATYVVQYRPVGSTTWISLPATTNSIVLTGLTDGIQYEVQVANVCSGTQGAFSASVNFTTPGLNYCQMQSSNFGSEYISNVTVTPIGAAPMSNNSAGSTYTDYSTNPSTLVNLVIGSTGNTVSVTKFYPGGFTYSEAVGVWIDFDRNGIFDPAEQVMNSPSNTTTPVSAVFNVPATAYNGPSTTRMRVAMRYNTSPVMCQNFGDGEVEDYAVKLIQPIPCTSNAPLNLSVTNITATSAFVMWDPAVGATYILEYRALGSTTWIPVPLTTNAYTITGLTESSQYEVRVAYVCSGTTGTFTAPVQFSTPAVNYCTVTGNSTNGYISNVKVTPTNSYVMNNDTGANSYTNYSPDPDKLVTLVRGSVNNSISVGKSWLIPSSFPPYLAVGAWIDFNRNGIFEAGEKVINTTTSATTPIAATFTVPMTSYNGPLTLRMRVIISSASINDPCVNITNGEIEDYAVKIVDMQPCSTAPPAPITVSSVTASTAVVSWLSSTGATYALRYKATASAAWTTVNPVPAPGYSYVIGNLNAATPYEVQVATICGGTQGAWSASMNFTTLAINYCNAGTATVTDGYISSVTVTPTNSIQMINNSGPTTYTDYSNDPAKLTTFVRGSTGNNISIGRTILSGTYASSVWIDYNGDGIFDNATERVMNLGYSSTTPVTATFTVPANAYTGGNKVKMRVVVYYNTIDSACQNFTSNGEVEDYAVKFVDMQPCTTAPPSNITVSNITATTANVSWLASTGATYVLRWRLGATGTWNVIDPVLAPGNSYTITGLTELTAYQVQVATRCSGTLGAFSASIPFTTTAISYCNMTGTGTNDHISNVTVTSVNPGITPMSNTSVQTNYISYTTPATLINLELGSTGNKIAVTKGWTGATNNDAVSAWIDFNRNGVFEAAEQIMAIPANTTNTVNALFNVPSTAYSGPLTTTMRVVLKRSSAPVMCQVAANGEVEDYAVRIRPCATGTPTNLAFNTITHTSVVVNWSGVTNGLTYILQYRPLGSTTWTSVNVSTLSGNPPISLTGLTPATTYEVQVAASCGATPGTFTPIKTFSTRCDPTPPTVTISNVTTNSALVTWAPIAPSSTYVLRYRVVGTTTWINVTVPVTPGNSYPLTGLSPYTTYEVQVANICVGETTVNPYSNPKVFTTERICELPPPGLTITSLTPTTAVVVWDPFPGATYILRYRKVGIPSWTTIPVATNTLTLTGLTELTKYEMQVANICSGTPGTFTPPYFFTTPTVIYCQMSSGSSISEYISNVTVKPNGKPQMSNDSNAQNYSDFTGIPEKFIELIQGSTGNEISIAKSWSGVTNNEGIAVWIDFDRSGTFDLNERILVSGPNTTTPVKGTFSVPADAFISMTDYKYVVMRVAMQKDGIPVNCVSFANGEVEDYTVRISKQTVPNPVNQTEILIYPNPVSSVLYVKNISKKANYKLYNAAGQLVISGVILNNKIDVSRLINGVYVIDIEDVQGTAQKKFIKE, via the coding sequence ATGAAGAAAATTTTTACTTCTTTCTTCTTTCTCTGTTTGTTTGTCGTCACCAGTGCACAATGGAGTCCTACATCATTCAGAGGGGAAAAAATCAGAGGAAGTTCTGAAATCAGGAACTATTACTCTTTAGACATTCCCTTATTAAAATCCCAATTGGCAAAAGCACAGGAAACAGGCAGAAATGCAAAGCCTGTTACTATTTCATTGCCAACCATGGATGGGAAAATTGAAAAATTTGCCGTTTACAGCTTTCCGGTTGTTGTAAAAGAACTGGCAGATGAATATCAATTAGGATCTTATGTAGGGGTCGGAATCGATGATCCGGGCAAGTACCTAAGATTTAGTTTAGCCCCTGATGACTTTCAGTCAATGATTGTCAAAAATGGAAAGTCCGAATTTATAGAACCGTTGAATAGAGAAAAGACAGTTTATGGTGTGCATCCTAAAACTGATAAAAGTAATGAAGGGTTTTTATGTTCTATGAATGAAAGCCTTTTGTCTAAACAAGAGATCAATAAACTTTACGAAAAGGGATCTGCATTTACGAATCAGACCACCAATTTTTCTAAATCTTCTGATAAGAAGTATAGAACAATGAGATTGGCAATGTCTGTTACTGGAGAGTACACCCAGTTTCATGGCGGAACAGTGGCGGGAGCATTAATTGCTATTAATGCAACCCTAACCAGAGTAAATGGGGTATTTGAAAAAGATTTTGCTTTACACTTAAATTTACAGAATTTTCCTGGGGTAATTTATACCAATGCAGCGACAGATCCTTATTCTGCTGCTGGTCCTGGAGTTGGTGGGGCTTGGAATTTGGAATTGCAAAATACATTAACTGCTAATGTAGGAAATGCCAATTATGATATTGGGCATTTATTTGGTGCTTCAGGAGGTGGAGGTAATGCAGGCTGTATAGGTTGCGTTTGCGTAGATCCTACAACTGGAGTTCCTAAAGGTAAAGGTTCTGGATTTACCTCTCCTGCAGATGGAATTCCGCAAGGTGATAATTTCGATATCGACTACGTTGCTCATGAAATGGGACATCAGTTAGGAGGTAATCACACTTTCTCTCACGGTCTTGAAGGAAGTGGTGTAAACATGGAACCAGGTTCTGGATCTACTATTATGGGATATGCCGGGATTACCGGTCCAAATACTGATGTTCAGCCACATTCAGATGATTATTTTCATATTGCCAGTATTAAACAGGTACAGGCAAATTTAATCAGTAAAACATGTGATGTTGAAACTCCGGTTGCCAACAATCCACCTGTAATTGCTGCTTTACCTACGTATAATATTCCTAAAGGAACAGCGTTCGTATTGACGGCATCTGCAACTGATCCGGAGAATGACCCAATGACTTATACGTGGGAAGAGGTAGATAACGCTACCGTTATAATTAATAAAAATAACTTAGGACTAACCACTAGTGGTGCATCATTCAGATCTGTGGAACCAACTACAAGTCCTACAAGATATTTCCCTAAATTATCTTCAGTATTAGCTGGGGTTCTTAATAACTCTAACAATGGTTGGGAATCAGTTTCTACAATAGCTAGAAACAGTAAATTCTCTGTAACTGTTAGAGATAATAGCCCTATTGCAAATCAACAGCAAACACAGTTTGCAGAACAAACGATTATTGTAGGTAATAACGGACCTTTTAAAGTTACAACTACAACAGCTTATAATAACGGGCCTACTACAGTAGCCTGGGATGTTGTAAATACGACAGCAGCTCCTTATAGTGTTGCTAATGTTAAAATAGACTACACAACTGATAATGGTCTTACATGGACTGTTTTGTCAGCGTCTACAGCTAATGATGGAAGTGAAAGTTTAACCTTTGGAGCTCTAACATTAGGCTCTACTGTTAAAATCAGAGTGAGTGCTATCGGTAATGTATTTTATGCGATTGGTAGCGCAACAGTTGCAAGTTTAGCAGCTTGTACCGGAGCTCCTACAACAGGAGTTACCGTTTCAGCGATCACTCAGACACAAGCCACTGTTTCTTGGGCTGCTTCTGCTGGAGCAACATATGTTGTTCAATATCGTCCGGTAGGAAGTACAACTTGGATTTCTTTACCAGCAACTACTAACTCTATTGTATTAACAGGGTTAACTGACGGAATTCAATATGAAGTACAGGTAGCAAATGTCTGCTCAGGAACACAGGGAGCCTTCTCTGCGTCTGTTAATTTCACTACTCCTGGTTTGAATTATTGTCAGATGCAATCAAGTAACTTCGGTAGTGAGTATATTTCCAATGTTACAGTAACGCCAATTGGAGCGGCTCCTATGAGTAATAACTCCGCAGGAAGTACGTATACAGATTACAGCACCAATCCAAGTACTTTAGTGAATCTTGTGATTGGTTCTACAGGTAATACTGTTTCTGTTACAAAATTTTATCCTGGAGGATTTACCTATTCTGAAGCAGTAGGTGTTTGGATAGATTTTGATAGGAATGGCATTTTTGATCCGGCAGAGCAGGTGATGAACTCTCCTTCTAATACTACGACTCCTGTTAGTGCTGTTTTCAACGTACCTGCAACAGCATACAATGGTCCATCAACAACAAGAATGAGAGTCGCAATGCGATACAATACTTCTCCTGTAATGTGCCAAAACTTTGGTGATGGTGAGGTTGAAGATTATGCAGTAAAATTAATTCAGCCTATACCTTGTACAAGTAATGCTCCGTTGAACCTTAGTGTGACTAACATTACTGCTACATCGGCATTTGTTATGTGGGATCCGGCAGTGGGAGCAACTTATATATTAGAATACAGAGCTTTAGGTTCAACAACCTGGATACCTGTTCCTCTGACAACTAATGCATATACTATTACTGGTTTAACTGAATCTTCTCAGTATGAGGTTCGTGTAGCTTATGTTTGTTCCGGAACAACCGGAACCTTTACAGCTCCTGTTCAGTTCAGTACACCAGCTGTCAACTATTGTACGGTTACAGGTAATAGTACGAACGGATATATTTCAAATGTTAAGGTAACTCCAACGAATTCATATGTTATGAATAATGACACTGGGGCAAACTCTTACACAAACTATTCACCTGATCCTGACAAATTGGTAACATTGGTACGTGGATCTGTGAATAATAGTATTTCAGTTGGTAAATCTTGGCTTATACCAAGCTCATTCCCTCCTTATTTAGCGGTTGGAGCTTGGATTGATTTTAACAGAAACGGAATATTTGAAGCAGGTGAAAAAGTAATAAACACAACAACTAGTGCTACAACACCTATCGCTGCAACATTTACGGTTCCAATGACATCGTACAATGGACCACTTACTCTTAGAATGAGAGTAATTATTTCTTCAGCTTCGATCAATGATCCTTGTGTAAATATTACAAATGGTGAAATTGAAGATTATGCTGTTAAGATCGTAGATATGCAGCCATGTTCTACAGCTCCACCTGCACCAATTACAGTAAGTAGTGTTACAGCATCTACAGCGGTAGTTTCTTGGTTAAGCAGTACTGGTGCTACCTATGCATTGAGATACAAAGCTACAGCATCTGCTGCATGGACAACAGTTAACCCTGTTCCTGCACCTGGATATAGCTATGTTATTGGTAACTTAAATGCTGCTACACCTTACGAAGTACAGGTAGCTACGATTTGTGGTGGTACTCAGGGAGCTTGGTCAGCGTCTATGAACTTTACAACGTTAGCAATTAATTATTGTAATGCGGGGACGGCAACAGTAACTGACGGTTACATCAGTAGCGTAACAGTTACTCCAACCAACTCGATTCAAATGATTAATAATTCAGGACCTACTACATACACAGATTATTCTAACGATCCTGCTAAACTTACTACATTTGTTCGTGGCTCTACAGGAAATAATATTTCAATTGGAAGAACCATCTTATCAGGTACATATGCTTCATCTGTATGGATTGATTATAATGGAGATGGTATTTTTGATAATGCGACAGAAAGAGTAATGAATCTTGGTTACTCCAGTACAACACCGGTAACAGCTACTTTCACTGTTCCTGCTAATGCATATACAGGAGGAAATAAAGTTAAAATGCGTGTTGTGGTTTATTATAATACGATTGACAGTGCATGTCAAAACTTCACAAGTAACGGAGAAGTTGAAGATTATGCTGTTAAATTTGTAGATATGCAGCCATGTACAACTGCACCTCCAAGTAACATTACAGTATCTAATATTACAGCAACTACAGCAAATGTTTCCTGGCTAGCATCTACCGGAGCTACTTATGTATTAAGATGGAGGCTGGGAGCTACCGGAACATGGAATGTTATCGATCCTGTTCTTGCGCCTGGAAACAGTTACACTATTACCGGACTTACTGAACTTACAGCATATCAGGTACAGGTGGCAACAAGGTGTAGTGGAACTTTAGGGGCTTTCTCAGCTTCAATTCCATTTACTACAACGGCTATTAGCTATTGTAATATGACCGGAACAGGAACTAATGATCATATTTCTAATGTAACGGTTACTTCAGTAAATCCAGGTATTACTCCTATGAGTAACACTTCAGTTCAAACGAACTATATCAGTTATACAACACCTGCTACGCTTATTAACTTAGAACTTGGTTCTACAGGAAATAAAATTGCTGTTACAAAAGGATGGACAGGAGCAACGAACAACGATGCCGTAAGCGCCTGGATAGACTTTAACAGAAATGGAGTTTTCGAAGCAGCAGAGCAGATTATGGCAATACCTGCCAATACAACGAATACTGTTAATGCATTATTCAATGTACCATCTACTGCATATAGCGGACCTTTGACAACCACAATGAGAGTAGTACTGAAACGTAGTAGTGCTCCTGTAATGTGTCAGGTTGCTGCGAACGGTGAGGTGGAAGATTATGCCGTAAGAATTAGACCATGTGCGACTGGTACGCCAACGAACTTGGCATTCAATACAATCACACATACTTCAGTTGTTGTCAACTGGTCAGGAGTAACTAATGGTCTTACTTATATTTTACAGTATAGACCTCTGGGATCTACTACATGGACAAGTGTGAATGTATCTACTCTTTCAGGGAATCCACCTATTTCATTGACAGGTTTAACACCTGCTACAACATATGAAGTACAGGTGGCTGCAAGTTGTGGAGCTACACCAGGTACCTTTACGCCAATTAAAACGTTCTCTACGAGATGTGATCCTACACCTCCTACAGTAACAATTAGTAACGTAACAACGAATTCAGCGTTAGTAACATGGGCGCCGATTGCTCCTAGTTCAACTTATGTATTAAGATACAGAGTTGTTGGAACAACTACTTGGATCAATGTAACAGTACCTGTAACACCTGGGAATTCATATCCATTAACAGGATTAAGCCCATATACAACATATGAAGTTCAGGTAGCTAATATATGTGTGGGTGAAACTACGGTTAATCCATATTCAAACCCTAAGGTGTTTACTACTGAAAGAATTTGTGAATTACCACCTCCGGGATTAACGATAACTAGCCTGACGCCTACCACGGCAGTCGTGGTTTGGGATCCGTTCCCGGGAGCTACGTATATCTTAAGATATAGAAAAGTAGGTATTCCGAGCTGGACAACAATTCCTGTAGCAACAAATACCCTTACGCTTACAGGATTAACAGAATTAACGAAATATGAGATGCAGGTTGCTAACATTTGTAGTGGTACTCCTGGAACATTTACACCTCCGTATTTCTTTACGACTCCGACAGTAATTTATTGTCAGATGTCATCTGGAAGTTCAATAAGTGAATACATTTCGAACGTTACGGTAAAACCTAATGGTAAACCACAAATGTCTAATGATTCAAACGCTCAGAATTATTCAGACTTTACTGGTATTCCTGAGAAATTTATAGAACTGATCCAAGGTTCTACGGGCAATGAAATTTCTATTGCTAAATCTTGGTCAGGAGTAACAAATAACGAAGGAATTGCAGTATGGATAGATTTCGACAGAAGCGGAACTTTTGATCTTAATGAAAGAATTCTTGTTTCTGGACCTAATACAACCACTCCTGTGAAAGGAACATTCAGTGTACCGGCAGATGCATTCATCAGTATGACAGATTACAAATATGTTGTTATGAGAGTTGCAATGCAAAAAGATGGTATCCCTGTAAATTGTGTGAGTTTTGCAAATGGAGAAGTTGAGGATTATACAGTAAGAATTTCTAAACAAACAGTACCAAACCCTGTTAATCAAACGGAAATTCTGATCTATCCTAACCCAGTAAGTTCAGTATTGTATGTGAAAAATATTAGCAAGAAAGCTAATTATAAACTATACAATGCTGCAGGGCAACTTGTTATTAGTGGAGTTATCCTGAATAATAAGATTGACGTAAGCAGATTGATAAATGGAGTATATGTAATAGACATCGAAGATGTTCAAGGTACAGCTCAGAAGAAATTTATCAAAGAATAG
- a CDS encoding MBL fold metallo-hydrolase, which produces MKLYPIQCGKFKLDGGAMFGVVPKSLWERTNPADEKNLIELGTRSLLIEDGKKLILVDCGLGNKQDEKFFGHYSLWGDDNLDKNLKKYGFIKEDITDVFLTHLHFDHCGGAIEWNDDKTGYRPAFKNAQFWTNENHWKWATEPNPREKASFLKENILPIQESGQLNFLPLPTTGNYGFAPDLKMDVIFVDGHTEKQMLPVIQYQEKTIVFAADLIPTAGHINQVYVMGYDTRPLLTMEEKGKFLKQCVDNEYLLFFEHDAHNELASLKMTDKGVRLDEIHSFNDVFGY; this is translated from the coding sequence ATGAAGCTATATCCAATACAATGTGGAAAATTTAAGCTGGACGGCGGCGCAATGTTCGGAGTCGTCCCAAAGAGTTTGTGGGAAAGAACAAATCCTGCAGACGAAAAAAATCTGATAGAACTAGGAACACGCTCATTACTTATTGAGGATGGCAAGAAGCTGATTTTAGTGGATTGTGGTCTGGGAAATAAACAGGACGAAAAATTTTTCGGACATTATTCTCTTTGGGGAGATGATAATTTAGATAAAAACTTAAAAAAGTATGGCTTCATAAAAGAAGATATTACTGATGTTTTCTTGACGCATTTACATTTTGACCATTGCGGTGGTGCTATTGAATGGAATGATGATAAAACAGGTTATAGACCAGCTTTTAAAAACGCTCAGTTCTGGACCAATGAAAACCATTGGAAATGGGCTACTGAACCCAATCCAAGAGAGAAAGCAAGCTTTTTAAAAGAAAATATTCTCCCTATACAGGAAAGTGGTCAGTTGAACTTTTTACCACTTCCAACTACAGGAAACTACGGTTTTGCTCCTGATTTGAAAATGGATGTAATTTTTGTAGATGGACATACGGAAAAACAAATGCTTCCGGTGATCCAGTATCAGGAAAAAACAATCGTATTTGCTGCAGATCTTATTCCTACAGCAGGGCATATCAACCAGGTTTATGTAATGGGATATGACACAAGACCTCTTTTAACGATGGAGGAAAAAGGAAAGTTTTTAAAGCAATGTGTAGATAATGAATATCTATTGTTTTTTGAACATGATGCACATAATGAGTTGGCAAGTCTGAAGATGACGGATAAAGGAGTAAGACTTGATGAAATTCACAGTTTTAATGACGTTTTCGGATATTAA
- a CDS encoding FMN-binding negative transcriptional regulator, translating into MFIPKIYRSEDYNVMREIIKENAFALLISSVDKIRATHSMMMLNEDDPEHIYVETHISRANPQARTLKDGDEVVCDFLGAHTYISSSWYDHMNVSTWNYEAVQIHGKVELMNEEELYKHLDKLTSKYENFQQCPVLVKDMGKEFVEKEMKGAFGIKVIATEIFIKQKLSQNRKEGDYQNIISHLENSDDQAKKIAEKMKLNKK; encoded by the coding sequence ATGTTTATCCCAAAAATATACAGAAGTGAAGATTATAATGTAATGCGAGAGATCATTAAAGAGAATGCTTTCGCCTTGCTTATTTCTTCGGTCGATAAGATAAGAGCAACGCATTCAATGATGATGCTCAATGAAGATGATCCTGAGCATATTTATGTAGAAACTCATATTTCGAGAGCAAACCCTCAGGCCAGAACCCTTAAGGATGGAGATGAAGTAGTATGTGATTTTTTAGGAGCTCACACTTATATTTCCAGCAGCTGGTATGATCACATGAATGTTTCAACCTGGAATTATGAAGCGGTACAGATCCACGGAAAAGTTGAGTTGATGAATGAGGAAGAACTTTATAAGCATTTAGACAAATTAACCAGCAAATACGAAAATTTTCAGCAATGCCCTGTATTGGTAAAGGATATGGGTAAGGAGTTTGTTGAAAAGGAAATGAAAGGAGCCTTCGGAATAAAGGTAATCGCAACAGAAATATTTATCAAACAAAAGCTTTCTCAAAATAGAAAGGAAGGAGATTATCAAAATATTATTTCCCACCTTGAGAATTCTGACGATCAGGCAAAAAAGATTGCTGAAAAAATGAAATTAAATAAAAAGTAA
- the coaE gene encoding dephospho-CoA kinase (Dephospho-CoA kinase (CoaE) performs the final step in coenzyme A biosynthesis.), which produces MEELYSETKKAEPEPAPKIIGLTGGIGSGKTTVAQFIEECGFPVYYSDDRAKTIVNDNEDLKDKIKELLGDQSYDINGFYDRKFVAGKVFNDTDLLHKLNEIIHPAVRIDFEEWVKRQSKYLVFKETALLFELKLNLQCYKSLLVTAQDNIRIKRVMDRDNKTYREVQAIMERQMPEKDKIRIADYIIYNDTNLEDLKEQTERIIFEIE; this is translated from the coding sequence ATGGAAGAATTGTATTCAGAAACAAAAAAAGCAGAACCAGAACCAGCACCCAAGATCATTGGATTAACAGGAGGAATAGGTTCAGGTAAAACTACGGTTGCCCAGTTTATTGAAGAATGTGGATTCCCGGTTTATTATTCTGACGACAGAGCAAAAACTATCGTCAATGACAATGAAGATCTTAAGGATAAAATTAAAGAGCTTTTAGGGGATCAATCTTATGATATAAATGGCTTTTATGATCGGAAATTTGTGGCGGGAAAAGTATTTAATGATACCGATCTTTTGCATAAATTAAATGAAATCATACACCCTGCTGTCCGAATTGATTTTGAAGAATGGGTGAAAAGACAGTCTAAATATTTAGTTTTTAAAGAGACCGCTTTATTATTTGAATTAAAGCTTAATTTGCAATGTTACAAATCTCTTTTGGTAACAGCACAGGACAATATAAGGATAAAGAGGGTGATGGATAGAGATAACAAAACTTATCGTGAAGTACAAGCAATTATGGAACGCCAGATGCCTGAAAAAGATAAAATAAGAATCGCAGACTACATCATCTATAATGATACTAATTTAGAAGATTTAAAGGAGCAGACAGAGCGTATTATCTTTGAAATAGAATAA
- the hutI gene encoding imidazolonepropionase: protein MKLIGPFKQIITLSNLPLRGKLTDEQLEIIVDGGILIDGDIIQKIGNFEKLRSENQNITLEEVQGEQIVLPTFVDSHTHICFGGNRANDFAMRNAGKTYLEIAESGGGIWSSVLHTRNASEEDLLKTLLERINFLVSLGITTIEVKSGYGLDVENELKMLRMIQKAQRQTKATLVPTCLSAHLKPRDFEGSNKEYLEFIITEILPKVKEENLAKRVDIFIEKSAFQPEESKDFLLKTKQLGFEITVHADQFTPGSSRIAVEVGAQSADHLEATIDEDIEFIAHSNTVATALPGASLGLGEKFTPARKLLDAGAILAIASDWNPGSAPMGNLITQASILATYQKLTTAEVLAGITFRSAYALGLEDRGRLENGLKADFVTFRTDNFQNVLYNQGSLKAENVYINGVRWDL from the coding sequence ATGAAATTAATAGGACCATTTAAGCAGATCATTACACTCAGCAATCTTCCATTAAGAGGAAAATTAACCGATGAACAACTTGAAATAATTGTTGATGGCGGAATTCTAATCGATGGTGATATCATTCAAAAAATTGGGAATTTTGAAAAACTAAGATCAGAAAATCAAAATATCACATTGGAAGAAGTTCAAGGTGAGCAAATTGTACTTCCCACTTTTGTCGATTCTCATACTCATATTTGTTTCGGTGGAAACAGAGCCAATGATTTTGCTATGAGAAATGCCGGCAAAACATATCTTGAAATTGCTGAAAGCGGAGGTGGTATATGGAGTTCCGTGTTGCATACAAGAAATGCATCAGAAGAAGACTTATTAAAGACACTCCTGGAAAGAATCAATTTCCTTGTTTCTTTAGGCATAACAACAATTGAGGTGAAAAGTGGCTATGGTTTAGATGTAGAAAATGAGCTGAAAATGCTTCGAATGATCCAAAAAGCACAAAGACAGACTAAGGCAACATTAGTTCCAACCTGTCTTTCTGCACACCTAAAGCCCAGAGATTTTGAAGGCAGTAATAAAGAATATTTAGAATTTATTATCACCGAGATCCTACCAAAAGTAAAAGAAGAAAACCTGGCAAAAAGAGTAGATATTTTTATCGAAAAATCGGCATTCCAACCAGAAGAAAGCAAAGATTTTTTACTTAAAACTAAACAATTAGGTTTTGAAATAACAGTTCATGCAGATCAGTTCACTCCAGGGAGTTCAAGAATTGCTGTTGAAGTTGGAGCTCAATCTGCAGATCACCTGGAAGCAACTATTGATGAGGATATTGAATTTATTGCGCATTCAAATACCGTAGCTACAGCTTTACCTGGAGCAAGTCTGGGATTAGGAGAAAAGTTCACTCCGGCACGAAAGTTGTTGGATGCAGGAGCTATTCTTGCAATAGCCAGTGATTGGAACCCTGGTTCCGCACCAATGGGTAATCTGATTACTCAGGCATCTATTTTAGCAACATATCAAAAGTTAACGACTGCAGAGGTTTTAGCAGGGATAACTTTTCGTTCAGCATATGCTCTGGGATTAGAAGACAGAGGAAGGTTAGAAAACGGATTAAAAGCGGATTTTGTAACTTTTAGAACTGATAATTTTCAAAATGTATTATATAATCAAGGAAGCCTGAAGGCTGAAAATGTTTATATCAATGGAGTAAGGTGGGATTTATAA
- the ruvB gene encoding Holliday junction branch migration DNA helicase RuvB, whose protein sequence is MPDFLHPDKENFSHEELMQEEQIRPQSFKDFAGQRKTLENLEVFVTAAKKRGGALDHVLLHGPPGLGKTTLANIIANELGVGCKITSGPVLDKPGSLAGLLTNLEENDVLFIDEIHRLSPVVEEYLYSAMEDYKIDIMLETGPNARSVQIGLNPFTLVGATTRSGMLTKPMLARFGIQSRLEYYTIELLSTIIIRSSRVLGVKIYEDAAIEIARRSRGTPRIANALLRRVRDFAEIKGNGEIEINITKYALNSLNVDEFGLDEMDNKIMRVMIENFKGKPVGISALATSIAENPETLEEVYEPFLIQEGFIIRTPRGREVTEKAYKHLHIPIPRNPGELF, encoded by the coding sequence ATGCCTGATTTTTTACATCCAGATAAAGAAAACTTTTCCCATGAAGAGCTCATGCAGGAAGAACAAATTCGTCCCCAGAGTTTTAAGGATTTTGCAGGGCAGAGAAAGACGTTAGAAAATCTTGAAGTTTTTGTTACTGCAGCTAAAAAGCGAGGCGGAGCTCTCGACCATGTTCTTCTTCATGGCCCACCGGGTCTAGGTAAAACAACTTTAGCAAATATTATTGCCAATGAATTGGGTGTAGGCTGTAAAATAACCTCCGGTCCTGTTTTGGATAAACCAGGAAGCCTGGCAGGTCTTTTAACTAATCTCGAGGAAAATGATGTTTTATTTATTGATGAGATACACCGTTTATCCCCCGTAGTAGAAGAATATCTGTATTCGGCAATGGAAGATTACAAGATCGATATTATGCTGGAAACCGGGCCTAATGCAAGAAGTGTCCAGATTGGATTGAACCCTTTTACATTAGTAGGCGCAACAACCAGAAGTGGAATGCTTACCAAACCGATGTTAGCAAGATTCGGTATTCAAAGTAGGCTGGAATATTATACGATAGAGCTACTATCAACTATTATCATAAGAAGTTCCAGAGTTTTGGGAGTAAAGATATATGAAGATGCAGCTATTGAAATTGCAAGAAGAAGCCGGGGAACACCCCGAATTGCCAATGCACTATTGCGCAGGGTACGTGATTTTGCAGAAATAAAAGGAAACGGTGAGATTGAAATTAATATTACAAAATATGCGTTGAATTCTCTCAATGTAGATGAATTTGGGTTGGATGAAATGGATAATAAGATCATGCGTGTTATGATTGAAAATTTCAAAGGAAAACCCGTGGGTATTTCAGCACTGGCAACTTCAATTGCTGAAAACCCTGAAACTTTAGAAGAGGTTTATGAACCTTTTTTAATTCAGGAAGGCTTTATTATCCGTACTCCAAGAGGGAGAGAAGTAACGGAAAAAGCTTATAAACATTTACATATTCCAATACCAAGAAATCCAGGAGAGTTATTTTAA